From one Candidatus Saccharimonadales bacterium genomic stretch:
- the rpoD gene encoding RNA polymerase sigma factor RpoD, with translation MAQKKQAETKSPKKAATKAPSKMSARLARVAKVVTKRKEATKAPVEKKPIKKAAVEVKAAKKATAKKVEEKVEKKPTTKKPVAKKVEARPARAKKATKPIIEDEVVASDEHLPDDAEEADQPADFPEDEDVDQITEDVVEEEPVWEPTASQGMDEISDDSVRLYLREIGKIPLLTPQEELALAQRVRSGDRIAKDKMAEANMRLVVSIAKRYSGRGLDFLDLIQEGNTGLLRAVEKFDPDKGFKFSTYATWWIRQAITRAIADQARTIRIPVHMVETINKLLRTQRRLTQELNREPTIDELAHEMEMEPEKVEYIMRIKQDITSLDASVRDDDDDSALGDFVVDEEAETPEEAATGQLLKEQVGKVLNTLTEREQKILRMRFGLEDGKSHTLEEVGQMFNVTRERIRQIEAKALSKLRKHPEVRKLHDYLK, from the coding sequence ATGGCGCAAAAGAAGCAGGCTGAAACCAAATCACCCAAAAAAGCGGCCACCAAAGCGCCTTCAAAGATGTCGGCGAGACTTGCTCGTGTGGCTAAGGTCGTTACGAAACGCAAAGAGGCGACTAAGGCACCTGTTGAAAAGAAGCCAATAAAGAAGGCGGCTGTTGAAGTAAAGGCCGCCAAGAAAGCGACAGCGAAGAAAGTAGAAGAGAAAGTAGAGAAGAAGCCCACCACTAAAAAACCAGTCGCTAAAAAGGTTGAGGCAAGACCTGCTCGTGCCAAAAAGGCGACTAAACCGATCATCGAAGATGAAGTAGTGGCTAGCGATGAGCATCTTCCTGACGATGCGGAAGAGGCGGACCAGCCTGCGGACTTTCCTGAGGATGAAGATGTCGATCAAATTACGGAGGATGTTGTTGAAGAAGAGCCCGTCTGGGAGCCAACTGCCTCACAAGGTATGGATGAGATATCAGATGACTCGGTTCGCCTATACCTGCGCGAGATTGGTAAAATCCCCCTTCTGACACCACAGGAAGAGCTTGCCCTTGCTCAGCGAGTTAGGTCAGGGGATAGAATCGCCAAAGACAAGATGGCTGAGGCCAATATGCGCCTGGTAGTTTCCATTGCTAAACGTTACAGTGGCCGCGGGCTCGACTTCCTGGATCTTATCCAGGAGGGGAACACCGGTCTTCTACGTGCCGTTGAAAAGTTTGACCCAGATAAGGGTTTTAAGTTTTCAACCTACGCGACTTGGTGGATCCGTCAAGCAATCACCCGGGCAATTGCCGACCAAGCCCGTACTATTCGTATCCCTGTCCACATGGTTGAGACAATTAATAAGTTGCTTAGAACCCAGCGACGTCTTACTCAGGAGCTAAATCGTGAGCCGACCATAGATGAACTGGCGCATGAGATGGAGATGGAACCTGAAAAAGTCGAGTACATTATGCGCATTAAGCAAGACATCACTTCACTCGACGCCTCCGTTAGGGATGACGATGATGACTCTGCGCTCGGTGACTTCGTTGTCGACGAGGAGGCGGAGACTCCAGAAGAGGCTGCTACAGGCCAACTCCTCAAAGAGCAGGTCGGCAAGGTCCTCAATACACTCACCGAACGCGAGCAGAAGATCTTGCGGATGCGGTTTGGGCTTGAGGATGGTAAGAGCCATACACTTGAAGAAGTGGGACAAATGTTTAACGTCACTCGCGAACGTATTCGCCAGATTGAGGCTAAAGCCCTGAGCAAACTACGCAAACACCCCGAAGTTCGCAAACTACACGACTACCTCAAATAA
- a CDS encoding polyprenyl synthetase family protein: MPATTSNYQTGSYRNRIDANIDDYCKKALEQVRKTYGDYAHDSLEIVMSILARGGKRMRGSLAMATYNMFGGKDEAMIIQAARALEMVHAYLLVIDDIADRSPLRRGGPTAHLLFEKYYDDHHLHGDKVHFGQAMGMTAGLLGVHMAELTIDDMEIEPQKWAKAFKSLHQNLVHTIFGQLRDALEEMRDDVTEHDAMAVAKLKTAHYSFVNPMQFGAILAGASDKDLDTLTKFGLEAGVAFQVVDDIQGVFGSEKELGKSVSSDISEGKMTILTTYALAHGSSQDQATLRGALGNQQLSNELLEQAREILKNTSALAHAQETATVYLGRARKMLDEMPESWSGAGREYLNDVLQLIEKQITIRS, encoded by the coding sequence ATGCCAGCCACAACCAGCAACTACCAAACCGGATCTTACAGGAATAGGATCGATGCCAACATCGATGACTATTGTAAGAAAGCTCTGGAACAGGTCCGTAAAACATACGGCGACTATGCCCACGACTCACTTGAAATCGTTATGTCTATCCTAGCGCGAGGTGGAAAGCGTATGCGTGGCTCGCTCGCTATGGCAACCTACAATATGTTTGGTGGCAAGGACGAAGCCATGATTATCCAAGCGGCTCGCGCACTTGAAATGGTCCATGCCTATCTACTTGTAATCGATGACATCGCTGATCGATCACCACTTCGTCGAGGTGGGCCAACGGCACACCTTCTATTCGAGAAGTACTACGACGACCATCACTTGCATGGTGACAAAGTCCATTTTGGTCAGGCTATGGGTATGACAGCCGGTCTTCTCGGTGTCCATATGGCCGAGCTGACGATCGACGATATGGAGATTGAACCCCAGAAGTGGGCGAAGGCATTTAAGAGTCTCCATCAGAACTTAGTGCATACGATTTTTGGCCAGCTACGAGACGCCCTTGAAGAGATGCGGGACGATGTTACCGAGCATGATGCCATGGCTGTTGCCAAGCTGAAGACTGCCCATTATTCATTTGTGAATCCGATGCAGTTCGGAGCCATATTAGCAGGAGCGAGTGACAAAGATTTAGACACTCTGACTAAGTTTGGTTTAGAGGCGGGTGTTGCGTTCCAGGTCGTTGACGATATCCAAGGTGTCTTTGGTAGCGAAAAAGAGCTTGGTAAGTCCGTCTCAAGCGATATCTCCGAAGGGAAGATGACTATCCTAACGACATATGCACTCGCCCACGGCTCCAGCCAAGATCAGGCGACACTTCGTGGGGCTCTCGGCAACCAACAGTTGAGCAATGAGCTGTTAGAACAGGCTAGAGAGATCCTTAAAAATACTAGCGCTCTCGCTCACGCCCAAGAGACCGCGACCGTTTATCTCGGCCGAGCCAGGAAGATGCTAGACGAGATGCCTGAGTCATGGTCGGGAGCAGGCCGTGAGTATCTCAACGACGTCCTTCAGTTAATAGAGAAGCAGATAACCATCCGATCTTGA